From the genome of Salvia splendens isolate huo1 chromosome 7, SspV2, whole genome shotgun sequence:
ATGAAAAAAGTGGCCCATTGCAAAAGCAACTACCCTTTTTGGCTTTGAAAAATCGACAATCACATAAAAGCCTCAATTTTTATGCTGCATGAATGATTATTGGtcaattacataaaataaaagcaTCAATTACATTTGACCTACAAATTCAATTGTGATGCTTCAGTGTTTGtcacaaaataaaatcaattaattaaaagttaaatCAACTTAAATATCAATCGGATTTAGTCTTAGATTTCATCACCGCAAATCAAGTATAAAGGTCTCCAATCAAATAACTATTCTTCCATTTTGTTGGCAATTTCTATTTTGGACAAATGCTATTCCACCTCACTTCACACGTCAAGTAATAGTACAAAATTCAGATTTAAACACAACATGTATTTTCTTATAAATACATCAACACAATAGTTTTTGGCCATATAACTTAGATTTACATTGCATACCAAACTAAACGTTACATAGTAGTCTAgatgtaattaattaatcatgcCTATATAGGGAAGTCTTATCTAATCAAAGTTGTTGTTTTCATTCATATCTTATATTTTTAAACAATTGTAAATATTTTGATTATAGTACAATTTATcaaggggtgagcaaaaaaaccggaaaccgaatatccgaaccgaaccaaaccgaaattttgaaattcggttcggttatttcggtttttcggttcggttcggttttgaaaatacaaaaatttcagtttttcggttcggttcggttcgggcgaagaaaaaaaccaaataaccgaataaccgaattatatatattctattaatttaatatattatattatatataatatatagtatattcttttaataaattatactatattatatatattatatgtattattaattttatattagtatatataaaataaaataaattacacacacacacatatatatatatatatatatatatatatatatattaatattatatttattttttcgggttttcggttttttcagttttgttcgggtttttcggttttttaagttcggttttcggtttttcggtttttcgggttcggttcggtttggattttgaactaaattaggtgtttcggttttggtttggttttgacaaaaaaccgaaccgaaacccaaATGCACACCCCATTTATCCTTTATTTGGTACCCTttttaatttaaacaaaataagaGCTTCCAAATTATTCAAGACTTAGTGTTTTTCCTTTTTACTGCTTATCTTATCCAATTTTCCTCTCTCTCGTGTTTTGCTGTCGCATAACATAACATGATGCCTAATGCAAGCTCAGTTACAACTTTTGCACAACAAGAAACATGCATTGAATTTTATTTGATAAGACACCAACTTGTTTCTTACTACTTCACACTCACCACTAATGGCGTcccatcccatcattcataCTAGTATTTATACAAAATGAAAATCTAAAACTATGACGATCACATATATGTCACGTAGGATTAAGCCTCATGAATATTGtttaaatagtactataatattGTGAATGTCACCTAGGATTAGCCTTCAATTATGAATATGCTTAATCCCatacaatatcaaactaatttaatattttgcaATTAAGTTAATCTCAAATAACCGAACCCCTTTCTAACATTAGTCACATTTAATTTGCGATAGTATATATGAATCTAATATGTAAAAGGCCCAATTTGAATTTGGGCTTCGAAGTTTCTTATTGGGCCTCATGAATTTAGATTATCATTTATCagttagaaaaaaataataataaccgTCACTatcttttagagcatccacaaccgtgctcttgccagcggcacggttgtgggcccgggcggtactattcatgcctgctctctggcaagagcacaacacccacaactgtgctcttccgcaaggacgagcacaattaatataaaattcaattacacaaaaacatttccataatattaaaattcatttaaaacccacaataaatattacaaatgacaaataaaattaaacattgcataattaaaatcataaaaattaaaaattacataattaaaatcctaaaaattaaaaattacataattaaaatcctaaaaattaaaaatgacactactcgttgccgaatttcgcccacatgtggttgattaggtcttcttgtagttgattgtggattcgagtatcgcgcattgtgtgtcttgtctcgatcctctggccaaccgtcgtatgctcgcctcggcgtaggggagacctcgctgttgagcttccggcttcgtcctcgtcgtagaagctagccgccctcggcccttcgctgaatgagagatgatttgatgtgataaatggatgatgaatgtgtgtatttatagatgattttgggggaaaaaaaataaaaaaaaatcaaaaaaattcagaaaaaacgggaaaaaaacggccatatttttgggaattggaaaatatttttttttattttttagcattatttataattaaataccgatttaaaaaaaaaataaaaaaaagtttaaacacaacggctatgccgttgacgaatgggagcgcgccacgtgtgcgtccgctggcacggacgtgctcgatacatcgagcagcgccgtgcgagcacgtccgtgccagcggcgcggctgcagcggcggcggtcctgcgccttgccaacggcgcggacggcggtggcgtctttcgccaccgctgcggatgctcttacgcCCAAAAAAGAAAGAGCAAAAAAAATATcagccaaaaaaataaaaacaaaaaaaaaaagaaaaagaacttCCAATCAGAAAGAAGCATGTCCTCCGCCACTGCGCTAACGTCTCACCTCTTTCTCCTCCACAAAACCAACGATTtctcccaccgccgccgccgcagcagCTGCCGGCGGCCGATTGTCAAGCAATCGAGACTTCATCTCGTGAAATCCTCATCAAGCCTGAAGGAGGAGATCAAGGTGCCTCCTCCTCCAGCAGCGAATGAGTGGGGCGAAGTACCAGCAAGCTGGGAGAGCATTCCTCTTCCGCCGGTGACGGCGGCGAAGAGAGTGGTGCTGGTACGGCATGGGCAGAGCACGTGGAATGCGGAGGGACGCATCCAGGGCAGCTCCGATTTCTCGGTGCTCACACAGAAGGGCGAATCTCAGGCCGAAACATCTCGCCTCATGCTTCTCGATGATTCCTTCGATGTTTGTTTCTCCAggtattctctctctctctctctgtgtgtgtttgttttcaCCGATTGAGTAGTTATTAGGCAGCATTGTGGTGGTATTGAGCATGGATTTCGTCTTAATTTTGATCTAGGAATTGTGATTGGATTAGTGTTGGAGTTGATTTAATGTGAATTTAATTGTAGGTATTTAATATTGGAGTTCCTAATCTGGATTTGGTACTTTGTCGTTTGAAGAGGcgagaaatgaagaaaattaatCGAATAATTTATGGTTTTTGGCTGCTGCTGTTTTCCTTAGATGATCTTTGGTTTGGTAAAAGCTTTGGCTCTTTCTAGTGAATTTGTGTGGATTATATTAGACAATGAACAAATTCCGAAGGCTGTTgtgaatttttcatttttgtatctGTTTTGGTCCATTTGTGGAATAGAAGTGTCATCTTTGTGGTTTGAGACGTTGCAGTCCGCTGATTAGATCGAAGAGAACTGCAGAGATCATATGGAGTTCTCGCGAGGAGGAGATCATAACGGACTCCAACTTGAGGGAAATTGATCTCTTCTCATTTCAAGTTAGTAATTTGGCTGATGTTTTTCGTTTGGCACGTCTGTATAGTTTGAAATTCGCATTCAGCTTTCGCTGCTCTCTGTAGGGACTTTTGAAGAACGAAGGAAAAGCTAAGTATGGTGCAGCCTTCCGCCAATGGCAAATAGATGCACCAAATTTCAACATTGATGGTCATTATCCGGTGAGGGAACTATGGGCCAGAGCAAGAAGCTGTTGGACGAAGATCCTTACTCATGAAAGCAGATCGATACTTGTAGTTGCTCACAATGCTGTCAACCAGGCACTTGTTGCCACAGCTATTGGTACTATGTTTATTGTTTTTGTTACTCTTGTCAAATGTGAACGCCTATCGTCTTTTCTAGTGTAATAGTACAATCTATATATGTTTGGTTGTCGTTCACATTTAGGACTTGGCACGGAGTACTTTAGGATTCTACTTCAGAGCAATTGTGGTGTGAGTGTGTTGGACTTCACTCCGGATCCTGAAGGGGGTTCCCCGCAGATATGTGTTAATCGTCTCAACCAGGTATTCAAACGCATCAATTAACTCGTTTCTTATTGTCATTGCGTGATTTGTTACATTATCGGTTGAGAAAGTTATAGATGATTAAAGATCACTATAGCTTCTATGTGCTATGGATGTAGTTCTTCATTGTACAGCTTAAATCAATCAATCACTTGTTATCTGTTTTCTGTTAATCTTCAGCTGTACACGAACACGAAAGAATAATGTTGTTGTAGTTTGTTTTAAAGGTCACACACTTTAAATGTAATAATGCAGACACCAAGTTCACCTTTAGGGTCTGGAAGCTCGGCTGGAAGGAAATCCAGTAAGCGGATTATACTTGTAACTCACGGCCTCCCTCAGAACGATGTGGAGGTAATGAATTCAGTCGTTTTCTGCAACTAAGCTTTCTTTGCAGCAGCCATCTATGATCAGATTAACAAGTCCACTTCTGACTCGCCCGTTTCTTGCTCTCGTTCGTATTGATTTTAGAAGTGACGCGCTTGTCTTTTATCAGGGCAGGGATCCTTCCTCTGCAGATGCACGGATGAACATTCTTGCGATGATACAGGTATTGCATCTCTTACATCATGCTCCTTTTGCTTGCTATTTAGGGTCGATTTTCGTGCAATCGGATATTGTTTAGTTCCTTAAAACTACGAAAAACAGGCACAGAAGACTGCAGAGCTACTTCTTGATGTTAAAGTGAGAACCA
Proteins encoded in this window:
- the LOC121742238 gene encoding probable 2-carboxy-D-arabinitol-1-phosphatase, which codes for MSSATALTSHLFLLHKTNDFSHRRRRSSCRRPIVKQSRLHLVKSSSSLKEEIKVPPPPAANEWGEVPASWESIPLPPVTAAKRVVLVRHGQSTWNAEGRIQGSSDFSVLTQKGESQAETSRLMLLDDSFDVCFSSPLIRSKRTAEIIWSSREEEIITDSNLREIDLFSFQGLLKNEGKAKYGAAFRQWQIDAPNFNIDGHYPVRELWARARSCWTKILTHESRSILVVAHNAVNQALVATAIGLGTEYFRILLQSNCGVSVLDFTPDPEGGSPQICVNRLNQTPSSPLGSGSSAGRKSSKRIILVTHGLPQNDVEGRDPSSADARMNILAMIQAQKTAELLLDVKVRTIVSSSSRTALETADAISKVQEAADCLGADCVPRYVESKQIPDLDVGSILKQTKQDMAQPGWLRGSEDHVVQALWDQSRAAWGSLVGELSNGTSEGEDVVVAVGHPALNIAIMGHCLNLTKEWLGSFHLDAGSITVVDFPDGPTGNGVIRCINYTAHLGRWSIPITRSTIDDENF